The following are encoded together in the Capsulimonas corticalis genome:
- a CDS encoding sugar phosphate isomerase/epimerase family protein gives MSTPLSIQLYTLREEAKKDFFGVLEMLAETGYKGVEFAGLHDKTATEVAAKLADLGLKTSSSHVGFPTSENIHELADTEKTLGNSLLISGFGPDDFKDSEALTQTIDRFQTAVALVKAEGLKFGIHNHWWEFTTIDGRLAYETLLEAVPDLFGELDVYWVAVGGLNVADLIARNAARLPLLHIKDGPGVQGQAHVAVGSGTLDFAPIVAAADPNVLEWLVVELDECDTDMTEAVKQSYKFLTESGLASGNK, from the coding sequence ATGTCCACTCCCCTTTCCATTCAGTTGTATACGCTGCGCGAAGAAGCGAAGAAGGATTTCTTCGGCGTGCTGGAGATGCTCGCCGAAACTGGCTACAAAGGCGTTGAGTTCGCCGGCTTGCACGACAAGACCGCGACGGAAGTCGCGGCGAAGCTCGCCGATCTGGGTCTGAAGACCAGCAGCAGCCATGTCGGCTTCCCGACATCGGAAAATATTCACGAACTGGCCGACACCGAAAAAACGCTGGGCAATTCGCTGCTGATCAGCGGCTTTGGGCCGGATGATTTTAAAGATTCCGAGGCCCTGACGCAGACGATTGATCGGTTCCAAACCGCCGTCGCGCTGGTGAAGGCCGAAGGGCTGAAGTTCGGAATTCACAATCACTGGTGGGAGTTTACGACGATTGACGGGCGCCTTGCCTACGAGACGCTGCTGGAGGCGGTCCCGGATCTCTTCGGTGAGCTGGATGTTTACTGGGTCGCGGTGGGCGGGCTGAACGTCGCGGACCTGATCGCGCGCAACGCCGCGCGACTGCCGCTGCTGCACATAAAGGATGGTCCGGGAGTCCAGGGCCAGGCGCATGTCGCGGTGGGCAGCGGAACGCTCGACTTCGCGCCGATTGTCGCCGCCGCCGATCCGAACGTGCTGGAGTGGCTGGTGGTGGAGCTGGACGAATGCGACACCGATATGACCGAGGCGGTCAAGCAGAGCTACAAGTTCTTGACAGAAAGCGGGCTGGCGTCGGGAAATAAGTAA